From a region of the Pan paniscus chromosome 19, NHGRI_mPanPan1-v2.0_pri, whole genome shotgun sequence genome:
- the SLC35G6 gene encoding solute carrier family 35 member G6, with protein MVSAGSHPYLNPPDSTHPPPPSAPPSLRWHQRCQPSDATNGLLVALVGGGLPAGFVGPLSRMAYQASNLPSLELLICRCLFHLPIALLLKLRGNPLLRPPDIRGRACFYALLNVLSIGCAYSAVQVVPAGNAATVRKGSSTVCSAVLTLCLESQGLSGYDWCGLLGSILGLIIIVGPGLWTLQEGITGVYTALGYVQAFMGGLALSLGLLVYRSLHFPSCLPTVAFLSGLVGLLGSVPGLFVLQTPVLPSDLLSWSCVRAVGILALVSFTCVSYAVTKAHPALVCTVLHSEVVVALILQYYMLHETVAPSDIVGAGVVLGSIAIITARNLSCEREGKVEE; from the exons ATGGTGAGT GCTGGCAGTCACCCCTACTTGAACCCGCCTGACTCCACACACCCACCGCCGCCCTCCGCTCCACCCAGCCTCCGCTGGCACCAGCGCTGCCAGCCCTCTGATGCCACCAATGGCCTGCTGGTGGCCCTGGTGGGTGGGGGCCTGCCTGCTGGCTTCGTGGGCCCCCTTTCTCGTATGGCTTACCAGGCTTCCAACCTGCCCTCACTGGAGCTGCTCATCTGTCGATGCCTCTTCCACCTCCCTATTGCCCTGCTACTTAAACTGCGTGGCAACCCCCTTCTGAGACCTCCTGACATCCGAGGCCGGGCCTGCTTCTATGCCCTGCTCAACGTCCTCAGCATTGGATGTGCCTACAGTGCGGTTCAGGTGGTTCCCGCTGGCAACGCTGCCACTGTTCGCAAAGGTTCTTCCACTGTCTGCTCCGCCGTCCTCACCCTCTGCCTTGAGAGCCAGGGTCTCAGTGGCTACGACTGGTGTGGACTGTTGGGCAGCATCCTAGGACTAATCATCATTGTGGGACCTGGACTCTGGACACTACAGGAGGGGATCACGGGTGTCTACACTGCCCTGGGCTATGTGCAGGCTTTCATGGGAGGCCTGGCGCTGTCCCTGGGGCTTCTGGTCTATCGTTCTCTGCactttccctcctgcctcccaacaGTGGCCTTCCTATCTGGCTTGGTGGGGCTGCTGGGCTCTGTGCCAGGCCTCTTTGTGCTGCAGACCCCCGTGTTGCCCAGTGACCTCCTGAGTTGGAGTTGTGTGAGGGCAGTGGGGATCCTCGCCTTGGTCTCCTTCACATGTGTGAGCTATGCGGTCACCAAGGCCCACCCTGCCCTGGTGTGCACTGTCCTGCATTCCGAGGTGGTGGTGGCCCTTATACTGCAGTATTATATGCTCCATGAGACTGTGGCACCTTCTGACATCGTGGGGGCAGGGGTTGTGCTGGGCAGCATTGCCATCATCACAGCCCGGAACCTCAGCtgtgagagggaagggaaggtggaGGAGTGA
- the ZBTB4 gene encoding zinc finger and BTB domain-containing protein 4: protein MPPPAEVTDPSHAPAVLRQLNEQRLRGLFCDVTLIAGDTKFPAHRSVLAASSPFFREALLTSAPLPLPPATGGAAPNPATTTAASSSSSSSSSSSSSSSSASSSSSSSSSSPPPASPPASSPPRVLELPGVPAAAFSDVLNFIYSARLALPGGGGDGAAVAEIGALGRRLGISRLQGLGEGGDAWVPPTPAPMATSQPEEDSFGPGPRPAGEWEGDRAEAQAPDLQCSLPRRPLPCPQCGKSFIHPKRLQTHEAQCRRGASTRGSTGLGAGGAGPGGPAGVDASALPPPVGFRGGPEHVVKVVGGHVLYVCAACERSYVTLSSLKRHSNVHSWRRKYPCRYCEKVFALAEYRTKHEVWHTGERRYQCIFCWETFVTYYNLKTHQRAFHGISPGLLASEKTPNGGYKPKLNTLKLYRLLPMRAAKRPYKTYSQGAPEAPLSPSLNTPAPVAMPASPPPGPPPAPEPGPPPSVITFAHPAPSVIVHGGSSSGGGGSGTASTGGSQAASVITYTAPPRPPKKREYPPPPPEPAATPTSPATAVSPATAAGPATATATEEAKGRNPRAGRTLTYTAKPVGGIGGGGGPPTGAGRGPSQLQAPPPLCQITVRIGEEAIVKRRISETDLRPGELSGEEMEESEEDEEEEEEEEEDEEESKAGGEDQLWRPYYSYKPKRKAGAAGGASVGGSGLPRGRRPPRWRQKLERRSWEETPAAESPAGRACTERRHRCGDCAQTFTTLRKLRKHQEAHGGGSHSSRAGRRPSTRFTCPHCAKVCKTAAALSRHGQRHAAERPGGTPTPVIAYSKGSAGTRPGDVKEEAPQEMQVSSSSGEAGGGSTAAEEASETASLQDPVISGGEEPPVVASGGSYVYPPVQEFPLALIGGGREPGGGRGKSGSEGPVGAGEGDRMEGIGAAKVTFYPEPYPLVYGPQLLAAYPYNFSNLAALPVALNMVLPDEKGAGALPFLPGVFGYAVNPQAAPPAPPTPPPPTLPPPIPPKGEGERAGVERTQKGDVG, encoded by the exons ATGCCCCCCCCTGCAGAGGTGACGGACCCGTCCCATGCCCCCGCCGTCCTGCGCCAGCTCAATGAACAGCGGCTCCGTGGCCTCTTCTGTGACGTCACCCTCATAGCCGGAGACACCAAGTTCCCTGCTCACCGCAGCGTCCTGGCTGCTTCAAGTCCCTTCTTCAGAGAGGCCCTGCTCACTTCAGCCCCACTACCCCTCCCACCAGCTACTGGGGGCGCCGCACCCAACCCTGCCACCACCACagctgcctcttcctcctcctcctcttcctcgtcttcttcctcttcttcctcctctgcttcttcttcttcctcctcttcctcgtcCTCTCCCCCTCCAGCCTCTCCCCCTGCTTCTTCCCCACCCCGGGTCCTGGAGTTGCCAGGAGTCCCAGCAGCTGCATTTTCTGATGTCCTCAACTTCATCTATAGCGCCCGGCTCGCACTGCCTGGTGGTGGAGGGGACGGGGCAGCTGTAGCAGAGATTGGAGCTTTGGGGCGCCGTCTGGGCATCTCCCGCCTtcagggcctgggggagggaggtgATGCCTGGGTACCTCCTACCCCAGCCCCCATGGCCACCTCGCAGCCTGAAGAGGACAGCTTTGGGCCCGGGCCCAGGCCAGCTGGGGAGTGGGAGGGTGACAGGGCTGAGGCCCAGGCCCCTGACTTGCAGTGCTCCCTGCCCCGGcggcccctcccctgcccccagtgTGGAAAAAGCTTCATCCATCCCAAACGGCTGCAGACCCATGAGGCCCAGTGCCGACGAGGGGCCAGCACTCGGGGGTCTAcagggctgggagctgggggcGCTGGCCCTGGTGGTCCTGCAGGGGTGGACGCCTCAGCCCTGCCTCCACCAGTGGGCTTCCGAGGGGGCCCCGAGCACGTGGTGAAGGTGGTGGGCGGCCACGTGCTGTATGTGTGCGCGGCCTGCGAGCGTTCCTACGTGACCCTGTCCAGTCTGAAGAGACACAGCAATGTACACTCGTGGCGGAGGAAGTACCCCTGCCGCTATTGTGAGAAAGTGTTTGCTCTGGCGGAGTACCGCACGAAGCATGAAGTGTGGCACACGGGGGAGCGCAG GTACCAGTGCATCTTCTGTTGGGAGACCTTTGTCACTTACTATAACCTGAAGACCCACCAGCGAGCCTTCCACGGCATTAGCCCGGGCCTCCTTGCCAGTGAGAAGACACCCAATGGAGGCTACAAGCCCAAGCTCAATACACTCAAGCTCTACCGCCTGCTCCCCATGCGGGCAGCCAAGCGGCCCTACAAGACCTACAGCCAGGGAGCCCCGGAGGCCCCCCTTTCTCCAAGCCTCAACACACCGGCCCCTGTGGCAATGCCAGCCAGCCCGCCGCCTGGGCCTCCACCTGCCCCAGAGCCTGGCCCTCCACCCTCTGTCATCACTTTTGCCCACCCAGCCCCCTCTGTCATTGTCCATGGGGGCAGTAGCAGTGGTGGAGGGGGGAGTGGGACGGCCAGCACAGGAGGGTCCCAAGCTGCCTCGGTTATCACTTACACTGCTCCCCCGAGGCCACCCAAGAAACGAGAAtacccacctcctcctcctgagccTGCAGCCACACCCACCAGCCCAGCCACAGCAGTCAGCCCAGCCACCGCTGCAGGGCCAGCCACGGCCACCGCCACGGAGGAGGCCAAGGGCCGGAATCCGCGGGCTGGAAGGACTCTGACTTACACAGCCAAGCCAGTGGGCGGGATTGGTGGAGGTGGGGGTCCCCCCACAGGGGCTGGCCGGGGCCCCTCTCagctgcaggctccacctccactGTGTCAGATCACTGTGCGAATAGGGGAGGAGGCCATCGTCAAGCGCCGCATCTCAGAGACTGACCTGCGTCCTGGGGAGCTGAGCGGAGAGGAGATGGAGGAGAGTGAGGAGGacgaagaggaggaggaggaggaggaggaggatgaggaggaatcAAAGGCTGGTGGGGAGGACCAGCTCTGGAGGCCCTACTACTCCTACAAGCCTAAGCGCAAGGCTGGAGCTGCTGGAGGTGCCAGTGTGGGGGGCAGTGGGCTGCCCCGAGGCCGCCGGCCACCACGTTGGAGGCAGAAGCTGGAGCGGAGGAGCTGGGAGGAAACCCCAGCGGCCGAGAGCCCAGCGGGACGTGCCTGCACAGAGCGGAGGCACCGATGCGGGGACTGTGCCCAGACCTTCACCACCCTGAGAAAGCTGCGGAAGCACCAAGAGGCCCACGGTGGGGGCTCCCACAGCTCCCGGGCCGGACGGAGGCCCTCCACCCGCTTTACCTGCCCCCACTGCGCCAAGGTGTGCAAGACCGCAGCTGCCCTGAGCCGCCACGGGCAGAGGCATGCTGCTGAGCGGCCCGGGGGCACCCCAACCCCTGTCATTGCCTATTCCAAGGGCAGCGCTGGCACCAGGCCTGGGGATGTCAAGGAGGAAGCCCCCCAAGAGATGCAAGTCTCCTCATCCAGCGGTGAGGCAGGTGGCGGGAGCACTGCTGCTGAGGAAGCTTCCGAGACCGCCTCACTCCAGGACCCTGTCATCTCAGGGGGTGAGGAGCCCCCAGTAGTGGCAAGCGGGGGCAGCTATGTATACCCACCTGTGCAGGAATTTCCACTGGCCTTGATTGGGGGCGGCCGGGAACCTGGCGGTGGCAGGGGAAAATCTGGGAGTGAAGGGCCAGTGGGGGCTGGTGAGGGGGACCGGATGGAGGGGATAGGGGCTGCCAAAGTCACTTTCTACCCTGAGCCCTACCCGCTCGTCTATGGCCCCCAGCTCCTTGCCGCCTACCCTTACAACTTCAGTAACTTGGCCGCTCTCCCGGTTGCTCTCAACATGGTCCTACCTGATGAGAAGGGTGCGGGGGCCCTTCCCTTCCTACCAGGGGTCTTTGGCTACGCAGTGAATCCTCAAGCAGCACCCCCTGCCCCACCAACACCACCTCCCCCAACTCTTCCTCCACCAATTCCCCCTaagggagaaggggaaagggcAGGGGTTGAGAGAACCCAGAAGGGCGATGTGGGGTGA